Proteins encoded in a region of the Zea mays cultivar B73 chromosome 2, Zm-B73-REFERENCE-NAM-5.0, whole genome shotgun sequence genome:
- the LOC100274833 gene encoding uncharacterized protein LOC100274833 precursor, giving the protein MDIFLIRACLLRLLLVLFAAAATSPAAAQSQPPSPARILDAALQDYAYRAFARPRTGIVYNATLPGNLTGIAVSAVRLRSGSLRRKGFPGYFQFGVPTGVVVQPYVERVVLVFHDLGNWSDHYYPLPGYTYLAPVLGLLVYDAANLSAAGLQELNVIASGGPISVRFGGNVRAVPAGSAAPRCVVFDLDGVPQFRDLEATDMCSTYRQGHVSIVVNSSGIAPAPPPPGAIAPSIPTTGGNTKGSSKAWKIAVSVVGAAVALGLMAALLLCLVRHKRDKKLQVMERNAEVGETLRMAHVGRTQAPVALGTRTQPVIENDYTA; this is encoded by the coding sequence ATGGACATCTTCTTGATCCGCGCCTGTCTCCTCCGGCTGCTGCTGGTGCtcttcgccgccgccgccacctctCCGGCGGCGGCGCAGTCGCAGCCGCCGTCGCCCGCCAGGATACTCGACGCGGCGCTGCAGGACTACGCGTACCGGGCCTTCGCGCGCCCCCGCACCGGCATTGTCTACAACGCCACGCTCCCGGGCAACCTCACCGGCATTGCCGTCTCCGCGGTCCGCCTGCGCAGCGGCAGCCTCCGCCGGAAGGGCTTCCCGGGCTACTTCCAGTTCGGCGTCCCCACGGGCGTCGTCGTGCAGCCGTACGTCGAGCGGGTGGTGCTCGTGTTCCACGACCTCGGCAACTGGTCCGACCACTATTACCCGCTCCCCGGGTACACCTACCTggcgccggtgctcggcctgctggTCTACGACGCCGCCAATCTTTCCGCCGCGGGGCTGCAGGAGCTCAACGTCATCGCGTCGGGCGGCCCAATTTCGGTGCGCTTCGGCGGTAATGTCAGGGCGGTTCCGGCAGGCAGTGCAGCGCCAAGGTGCGTGGTGTTCGATTTGGATGGCGTGCCGCAGTTCCGGGACCTGGAGGCAACCGATATGTGCTCGACGTATCGCCAAGGGCATGTCTCGATAGTGGTGAACTCCAGTGGGATTGCTCCTGCTCCACCTCCACCTGGCGCGATAGCCCCGTCGATTCCGACCACTGGAGGAAATACCAAGGGAAGCTCAAAGGCGTGGAAGATTGCCGTCAGTGTGGTTGGTGCTGCCGTAGCACTGGGTCTCATGGCTGCGCTTCTGCTGTGTTTGGTGAGGCATAAAAGGGATAAGAAGCTTCAGGTGATGGAACGGAATGCGGAGGTTGGAGAGACATTGCGGATGGCGCATGTTGGGCGGACACAAGCACCGGTGGCGTTGGGGACACGGACACAGCCGGTGATTGAGAACGATTACACCGCATAG